A region from the Cytophagia bacterium CHB2 genome encodes:
- a CDS encoding B12-binding domain-containing radical SAM protein: protein MDILLTHGYFLQEDEKEREIMKPYPPLGLLYLSAYLKQKNFAVEIFDSTFAAKDDFAQLLRAKNARLVGIYANLMTKFNVLDMIRQAKQQNCIVIVGGPDPPYYAEQYLDFGADIVVIGEGEQTLEELLPILLSGKLEQLTQVAGIVFKDEQGMLQHTPARPLLPDLDALPLPDRGAIDLQKYVDTWRTHHGRGAVSMITSRGCPYSCTWCSHSVYGKSLRKRSPQLCAQEVEMIRADYSPDMLWYADDVFNINHKWFFEYAVELKRREIKIPFECICRADRMNEDIVRALRDMGCFRVWIGSESGSQRLLDQMKRGVKAEQVQAMTRLAKRHGIETGMFLMWGFEDENENDIAATIAHVKKANPDLVLTTVSYPIKGTEYYSRMAEQNVIVADGKWQESNDRDYRIRGRHSKRYYDYVNRRMYSELALQRLQENGNGNWLNRAKAAVQSQIGKLGMALTAHEMEI, encoded by the coding sequence ATGGACATTCTTCTCACGCACGGTTACTTTCTTCAGGAAGATGAAAAAGAGCGCGAGATCATGAAGCCCTATCCGCCTCTCGGGCTTTTGTATCTTTCCGCATATCTCAAGCAGAAGAATTTTGCCGTCGAGATTTTTGACAGCACCTTCGCCGCCAAAGATGATTTTGCGCAATTGCTGCGTGCAAAGAACGCCAGGCTGGTCGGCATCTATGCAAATCTCATGACGAAATTCAACGTGCTAGACATGATCCGGCAGGCGAAACAGCAAAATTGCATTGTCATTGTCGGCGGCCCGGATCCGCCTTATTATGCCGAACAGTATCTCGATTTCGGCGCGGATATCGTTGTCATTGGTGAGGGCGAACAAACGCTGGAAGAATTACTTCCAATTTTGCTTTCAGGGAAGCTCGAACAGCTCACACAAGTCGCCGGAATTGTTTTCAAAGATGAACAAGGCATGCTGCAACACACCCCCGCGCGGCCGCTGCTGCCTGACCTCGATGCGCTGCCGTTGCCTGATCGGGGTGCAATCGATTTGCAAAAATATGTTGATACTTGGCGCACGCATCACGGCCGGGGCGCGGTGTCAATGATCACCAGCCGCGGCTGTCCTTATTCCTGCACCTGGTGCAGCCATTCGGTTTATGGCAAATCGCTGCGCAAACGCAGCCCACAGCTTTGCGCGCAAGAAGTCGAGATGATTCGTGCAGACTATTCTCCCGACATGCTGTGGTATGCGGATGACGTTTTCAATATCAATCACAAATGGTTTTTCGAATATGCCGTTGAGCTGAAGCGCCGCGAAATCAAAATACCGTTCGAGTGCATCTGCCGCGCTGACCGCATGAATGAAGATATTGTGCGCGCCTTACGCGACATGGGCTGCTTTCGCGTTTGGATCGGCTCGGAAAGCGGCTCGCAGCGCCTGCTCGATCAAATGAAGCGCGGCGTTAAAGCCGAACAGGTGCAGGCCATGACGCGGTTGGCGAAACGCCACGGCATCGAAACCGGTATGTTTTTGATGTGGGGCTTTGAAGATGAAAATGAAAACGACATCGCCGCGACCATCGCTCACGTCAAAAAAGCCAATCCCGATCTCGTGCTGACGACGGTAAGTTATCCCATCAAGGGCACGGAGTATTACAGTCGCATGGCCGAACAAAATGTGATTGTGGCCGACGGCAAATGGCAGGAGAGCAACGATCGCGATTATCGCATTCGCGGCCGGCATTCGAAGCGCTATTATGATTACGTCAATCGCCGCATGTACAGCGAGCTGGCGCTGCAGCGTTTGCAGGAAAATGGTAACGGCAACTGGCTCAACCGCGCGAAGGCCGCTGTGCAATCGCAAATTGGCAAGCTGGGCATGGCGCTGACGGCGCATGAAATGGAGATCTGA